The window AAGACTCACTCGAGTTCCATCGAGGATGACGAAGCAGACAAGGTTCGCAAGCACCTGACTGGCGGTCGCGCACCTGCACGTACGGCAGCCGCCGCCGAGCCGAAAAAGATTGATTTGTCGAGCGCGCGTAAGCCGGGCGATATTCAGCGGATGCTGGCGGAGCGTCGCCAGGCTGAGCAGCAGGCCGCCCAGGCTCCTGTTCCGGCAAAGCCGGCAGTTGTGTCGGCAGCACCGAAGCAACCGATTGTTGCGGTGGTAGCGCCGCCCAAACCGCCTGTGCCTCCTGCTGCTCCGACTGCCGTTGCTGCACCTGCGCCTGTGGTGGAAGTGGCAACTCCTCCCGTGGCTGAGAAGCCCGTGGTCGCTCGTCCAGTCGCCCCAGTTGCCCCTCCTGCGCCCGTTGCTCCTCCAGCAGCGCCTTCGCGCCCTCCGATCACGCGCCCAGTGATGCCGACGCTGAAGATTGCCCAGCCGCGCACTGAGTCTGCTGCACCGGAGGCTCCGCGCCGCACAATCGTTCCGCAGGCACGCCAGGCCCCTGTTATCGTGCATCCCGCACCGAAAACAGGTCCGGCGATTGCCTCACGTCCGCCGCAGGGTGTGGTGGTACGTCCGGGACATCCCGCATCTGAACGTCCGGCAATTGCTGGCAGCACGCCTCCGCCGCAGGGCGTAGTCGTTGCGCGTCCTCCAGCCGCTGCATCAACTCCCGCAGCACCTGCTGCAACGCCGGTTCTGGGCACTCCGCCTCCTGTTCCGGAAGCTGCAGCACCGGTGCCGGCAGCTCCTGAAGAGCCGAAGCGTCGCGTCATCATGCCGCAGACAGGCCCGCGCCCGTCGTACACCGCGCCTCCGCAGGCTCCCAGTGCGCCGCCGCGTCGTCCTATCTTCCAGCGCCCGGGTGGTCCCGGTGCCGGACCGGGGGGGGCTCGTCCCCCTTATGGTGGCCCCGGAGGCCCGGGTGGTCCCGGCGGTGGTCCTGCTGGCCGTCGTCCCATGCATCCGACGCGGACGTTCCCCGGCGGACCTCCAACCGGTCCCGGCGGACGCCCTGGCTTCGGTCAGCGTCCGGGCTTTGGTGGTCCCCGTCCTGGATTCGGCGGCGGTCCTCGCCCCGGTGGCGGTGGTCTGATCTCAGAAGGCACCCCGGGAGCGCAGAAGCCCGGTATGCGTCCTGCTGCCAAAAAAGGTGCGGCACACAAGAAGCGTTACGAAAAGAGCAAAGAAGGCCCAATGAAGGGCTTTGCGCCACCGTCGCGGTTTGGCGGAGCGCAGATTGCTATGGGCGAACAGCCCATTACGCGCACCATTACCGTGACGGAAGGCGTTACCGTAAAGGACCTGGCAGAAGCACTTGGTCTCCGCGGTAAGGATCTGATCGCTACGTTGCTGATGCGCGGTGTTCTGGTCACTGTCAATCAGTCGCTGGATAACGAATTGGTGAAATCCGTCTCCGCCGCCTATGGCGCGGATGCACAGATTCAGACCGTGGAAGAGCAGCTTGAGAATGAAGCGATCGAAGGCGTCCTGACAGATACCAGCGGTATGACGGAAATCGTCCGTCCGCCGGTGGTTACCGTCATGGGCCACGTCGATCACGGTAAGACTTCGTTGCTCGATGCGATTCGTTCTACTGACGTGGCCAGCGGCGAAGCCGGTGGTATCACGCAGCACATCGGTGCATACAAGGTGCACGTCACCAAGGAAGATTCGCCTGCCTTTGGCCGCGAGATTGTCTTCCTGGATACGCCGGGTCACGAAGCCTTTACCCGCATGCGTGCACGCGGCGCCAAGGTTACGGACATCGTTGTTGTGGTGGTTGCAGCGGATGACGGTGTGATGCCGCAGACGATTGAAGCCATTGATCACGCGAAGGCAGCAAAGGTGCCGATCATCGTGGCGATCAATAAGATCGACAAGCCCGGTGCGGACAGCAATAAGGTGAAGGCCCAGCTTGCCGAGCGTGGTCTTCAGCTTGTGGGCTGGGGCGGCGACGTGGAATTCGTTGAAGTTTCCGCGAAGCAGCGTATCAACCTGGACGGCCTGGAAGAGATGATCTGTCTCGTTGCCGACACAAACGCACAGAAGGCAATTCCTGAGCGTCCGGCAGTGGGTACCGTTATCGAAGCCAAGCTGGATCGTGGCCGCGGTGCGGTTGCGTCCATCCTGGTGCAGAACGGAACGCTGAAGGTGGGCGACAGCTATATCGTCGGTAACACGTTCGGTAAGATCCGCGCCATGTTCGACGATCGCGGCCGTTCCATTGAAACTGCAGGACCTTCGACACCTGTTGAAATCCTTGGTCTGGAGAGCATTCCGGACGCTGGCGACACGTTTATTGTGATGAGCGATCGTGACCGTGCCAAGGAAATTGCACGCTACCGTACGCTCAAGGAGCGCGAAGCACAGCTTGCGAAGAGCAGCCGTGTGTCGCTGGAAGGCCTTGCAGAACAGATCAAGCAGGCTGGCGTTAAGGATCTCAACCTTGTTCTCAAGGGCGACGTGCAGGGCTCGGTGCAGGTGCTGATCGACAGCCTGCAGCGCATGACGACGGAAAAGGTACGTGTCCGCGTGCTGCACTCCGGCGTCGGCGCCATCACCGAAAGCGATGTGCTGCTGGCCACCGCGTCGAACGCCGTCATCATCGGCTTCAACGTGCGTCCAGAGCGCAAAGCACAGGAACTGGCGGATCAGGACAACGTGGAAATTCGTCTGCACTCCATCATTTACGAGCTGCAGGACGAGATTCAAAAGGCCATGCTTGGCCTGTTGGATCCGGTCTTCCGCGAGAACTACCTGGGCCGTGCAGAAGTGCTCAACGTCTTCAAGATCACGAAGGTCGGTCAGATTGCCGGCTGCGTGGTTCGCGATGGCACGATCACCCGCAACTCGCAGGTACGCGTGATGCGCGACGGTGCCGAAGTCTGGAAGGGCAAGATCACCAACCTGAAGCGCTTCAAGGACGACGTTCGTGAAGTGACCAACGGCATGGAATGCGGTATCGATCTCAGCCTGCGGGACATTCGCGTGGGTGACTTGATCGAGGCGTTCTCCACGGAGAAGATGGCTGCGGAACTGGGCGAGAATCTTGCGGAGAAGAAAGCCGCCGAGGCCAAGGCTTCGGAGCCAGCTACCGTGTAATTAGTTCAAAAATCACAAAGAGAAGAGGCGGGCAAAGCCCGGCTCTTCTCTTTGCATTTCACGCATCCATTTCAGTTGGAGTTGGCAGCGTGAAGTTTGGCAGAGCTTCAAAGCCGGGCATGGCGAACAGATAACCCTGCATGTGTTCAATACCGCAGCGGAGTAAAGCGACATACTCTTCCAGGCTTTCCACCCCTTCTGCGATCAGGTCCATCTCTTCTGCATTGCAAACCTTTTGCAGGGAAGCGATGGCTGCTTGCGAGTGTGGATGCAGGTGCAGGTTCCGTGTGATCGTCATATTGAGCTTCAGGATGTCGGCTCGCATCTGTTTGTACACGGCTTTCTCTGAGAGGGCCGCTTGTAGATCGTCAATGGCAAGGGCGATACGGAAGCCATTGCGCTGATACTCGCGGGCGACTGTTCTCACCTGTTTGGTATCGAGAAGTCGCTCTGAATCTGTCATTTCAAAGATCAGCCTTTTGTAAGGAAAGTTCAGTGACCTGGCGGCGGCGAGTGTCATTGCGCTGCATGCTTCGGGTGTGCAGATCGCTCGCGGAAGAAAGTTGATGGACAGAGCGGCATTTGATTTTGTAATGCCAAGATTGGTCGCCAATGTCATCGCGCGGCTACGGCAATGCTGATGAAAAAGAAACTGATCATTCTCTTTCAATCGCCCGAGTATGCTGGCCGCACTTTGGCCCTGAGGTCCGCGGACGAGAGCCTCATACGCATAGACGTTGCCTGTGGTGACGTTCACCATAGGTTGAAATGCCATGCTGAAAGGGAAGCCCGCCTGGAGCTCTACTGCCGTGGCGAGGAAAGCCGGTTCCATGCGAACTACATCGGCAGAATCGGCGACAAAATGAATGTTGGAATCTGCTTTTGTTTGTATTGGCCGATCAGTTGATCAGTTATAGCAATGTTTCGCTTTCGGCGTCATAGATGATGGTCCGATTACGTCCCAGATGCTTCGCGTGGTACATCGCCTTGTCCGCTTCTTTTTGCAGTTGCGCCCATGTGATATCAGCGTGACCACGGGGTGATGTCACATGGGCGTAACCGCAGGGTATCCGGGGCTGTTCAGACGTTGAACTTGAAGACGTTGAAAGTGACCTTCTCCGCGCCCTGCACGGGTTTTCGTGCCGATAAGGGGTGACAGGAGGTGTCACGTGTATCAGAAGCATAATCGCTTCATGGCTGACTGGACAGACCGGAGGGGGAAGCGAAAACGGAAGTCGTTTCTAACGGCTGCTGAAGCGGAAGCATTCGAGATAACTCAAAAGGCAAACGCGCGCCCAAAAGCAAAGGCGGTGCGGGTGTCAGCGTTACGAAAATCCTC is drawn from Terriglobus sp. RCC_193 and contains these coding sequences:
- the infB gene encoding translation initiation factor IF-2; amino-acid sequence: MSKVRINDLARELEVKSKEILDALTAVGVTEKKTHSSSIEDDEADKVRKHLTGGRAPARTAAAAEPKKIDLSSARKPGDIQRMLAERRQAEQQAAQAPVPAKPAVVSAAPKQPIVAVVAPPKPPVPPAAPTAVAAPAPVVEVATPPVAEKPVVARPVAPVAPPAPVAPPAAPSRPPITRPVMPTLKIAQPRTESAAPEAPRRTIVPQARQAPVIVHPAPKTGPAIASRPPQGVVVRPGHPASERPAIAGSTPPPQGVVVARPPAAASTPAAPAATPVLGTPPPVPEAAAPVPAAPEEPKRRVIMPQTGPRPSYTAPPQAPSAPPRRPIFQRPGGPGAGPGGARPPYGGPGGPGGPGGGPAGRRPMHPTRTFPGGPPTGPGGRPGFGQRPGFGGPRPGFGGGPRPGGGGLISEGTPGAQKPGMRPAAKKGAAHKKRYEKSKEGPMKGFAPPSRFGGAQIAMGEQPITRTITVTEGVTVKDLAEALGLRGKDLIATLLMRGVLVTVNQSLDNELVKSVSAAYGADAQIQTVEEQLENEAIEGVLTDTSGMTEIVRPPVVTVMGHVDHGKTSLLDAIRSTDVASGEAGGITQHIGAYKVHVTKEDSPAFGREIVFLDTPGHEAFTRMRARGAKVTDIVVVVVAADDGVMPQTIEAIDHAKAAKVPIIVAINKIDKPGADSNKVKAQLAERGLQLVGWGGDVEFVEVSAKQRINLDGLEEMICLVADTNAQKAIPERPAVGTVIEAKLDRGRGAVASILVQNGTLKVGDSYIVGNTFGKIRAMFDDRGRSIETAGPSTPVEILGLESIPDAGDTFIVMSDRDRAKEIARYRTLKEREAQLAKSSRVSLEGLAEQIKQAGVKDLNLVLKGDVQGSVQVLIDSLQRMTTEKVRVRVLHSGVGAITESDVLLATASNAVIIGFNVRPERKAQELADQDNVEIRLHSIIYELQDEIQKAMLGLLDPVFRENYLGRAEVLNVFKITKVGQIAGCVVRDGTITRNSQVRVMRDGAEVWKGKITNLKRFKDDVREVTNGMECGIDLSLRDIRVGDLIEAFSTEKMAAELGENLAEKKAAEAKASEPATV
- a CDS encoding EAL domain-containing protein, with protein sequence MAFQPMVNVTTGNVYAYEALVRGPQGQSAASILGRLKENDQFLFHQHCRSRAMTLATNLGITKSNAALSINFLPRAICTPEACSAMTLAAARSLNFPYKRLIFEMTDSERLLDTKQVRTVAREYQRNGFRIALAIDDLQAALSEKAVYKQMRADILKLNMTITRNLHLHPHSQAAIASLQKVCNAEEMDLIAEGVESLEEYVALLRCGIEHMQGYLFAMPGFEALPNFTLPTPTEMDA